The Symphalangus syndactylus isolate Jambi chromosome 8, NHGRI_mSymSyn1-v2.1_pri, whole genome shotgun sequence genome includes a window with the following:
- the LOC129487318 gene encoding tyrosine-protein phosphatase non-receptor type 2-like yields MVWQQKTKAVVMLNCIVEKESVKCAQYWPTDDQEMLFKETGFSVKLLSEDVKLYYTVPLLQLENINSGETRTLSHFHYITWPDFGVPESPASFLNFLFKVRESGSLNPDHGPAVIHCSAGIGRSGTFSLVDTCLVLMEKGDDINIKQVLLNMRKYRMGLIQTPDQLRFSYMAIIEGAKCIKRDSGIQKRWKELSKEHLSPAFDHSPNKIMTEKYNGNRIGLEEEKLTGDQRTGPSSKMQDTVEENSESALWKRIREDRKATTAQKVQQMKQRLNENE; encoded by the coding sequence ATGGTTTGGCAGCAGAAGACCAAAGCAGTTGTCATGCTGAACTGCATTGTGGAGAAAGAATCGGTTAAATGTGCACAGTACTGGCCAACAGATGACCAAGAGATGCTGTTTAAAGAAACAGGATTCAGTGTGAAGCTCTTGTCAGAAGATGTGAAGTTGTATTATACAGTACCTCTACTACAATTAGAAAATATCAATAGTGGTGAAACCAGAACATTATCTCACTTTCATTATATTACCTGGCCAGATTTTGGAGTCCCTGAATCACCAGCTTCATTTCTCAATTTCTTGTTTAAAGTGAGAGAATCTGGCTCCTTGAACCCTGACCATGGGCCTGCGGTGATCCACTGTAGTGCAGGCATTGGGCGCTCTGGCACCTTCTCTCTGGTAGACACTTGTCTTGTTTTGATGGAAAAAGGAGATGATATTAACATTAAACAAGTGTTATTGAACATGAGAAAATACCGAATGGGTCTTATTCAGACCCCAGATCAACTGAGATTCTCATACATGGCTATAATAGAAGGAGCAAAATGTATAAAGCGAGATTCTGGTATACAGAAACGATGGAAAGAACTTTCTAAGGAACACTTATCTCCTGCCTTTGATCATTCACCAAacaaaataatgactgaaaaatacaatgggaACAGAATAGGTctagaagaagaaaaactgaCAGGTGACCAACGTACAGGACCTTCCTCTAAAATGCAAGATACAGTGGAGGAGAACAGTGAGAGTGCTCTATGGAAACGTATTCGAGAGGACAGAAAGGCCACCACAGCTCAGAAGGTGCAGCAGATGAAACAGAGGCTAaatgagaatgaatga